One part of the Gossypium raimondii isolate GPD5lz chromosome 1, ASM2569854v1, whole genome shotgun sequence genome encodes these proteins:
- the LOC128042615 gene encoding uncharacterized protein LOC128042615, whose protein sequence is MCKRFVEGLNEDIKLLVGILDLTEFVVLVERACRAEELSKEKKKAYFEVRDERKRSMSKSYQSSSKRFRDAPSRSNASVGRHVGECWGKYNNRVCYKCGSRDHFIRDCPELVEKDNVQSVRSSSATVRCIPPRNAGVRIDTQRGTTDTVVQSEARAPARAYAILAREEASSPNVIASTFTLYDTNRMTPIELKELKAQLQELTNRGFARLSFSPWGAPVLFLKKKHGTMRLCIDYRQLNKVTIKNKYPLPRIDDLFDQLKGASMFSKIDLRSGYNQLRVKDSDVPKKTFRTRYRHYEFLGFHETRSLRGRSFSLRIGDGSYVLAEAVGEVIF, encoded by the exons ATGTGTAAACGATTCGTCGAgggtttaaatgaagacattaaaCTTCTGGTTGGAATTCTCGATTTGACTGAGTTTGTGGTTTTAGTTGAAAGAGCTTGTAGAGCCGAAGAACTCagtaaagaaaagaagaaagcatATTTTGAAGTTAGAGATGAGAGAAAAAGATCAATGAGTAAATCCTATCAGTCTTCGTCAAAAAGATTTAGAGATGCACCAAGTCGTTCAAATGCTTCAGTTGG ACGGCATGTTGGTGAATGCTGGGGCAAGTATAATAACAGAGTTTGTTACAAATGTGGTTCGCGAGACCattttattcgggattgtccaGAGCTAGTTGAGAAAGATAATGTTCAGAGTGTGAGATCGAGTAGTGCTACAGTTAGATGTATACCACCCAGAAACGCGGGAGTTAGGATTGATACTCAGAGAGGGACTACGGACACAGTGGTTCAATCTGAGGCTCGTGCACCTGCTAGAGCCTATGCCATTCTGGCACGTGAGGAGGCCTCATCCCCAAACGTTATTGCTAGTACTttcactctctatgatactaat AGAATGACACCtatagaattaaaagaattgaaagctcagttgcaagagttgacaaatAGAGGTTTCGCACGACTGAGTTTCTCACCTTGGGGAGCGCCAGTTctgtttttgaaaaagaaacatGGAACTATGAGATTGTGTATCGACTATCGACAACTCAATAAGGTGaccataaagaataaatatccgtTGCCACGGATTGACGacctgtttgatcagttgaaaggggctTCAATGTTCtcgaagatagatttgagatccggCTAcaatcagttgcgagttaaagactctgatgttCCAAAGAAAACTTTTCGAACGAGATACAGAcactatgagtttctg GGGTTCCATGAAACGAGAAGTCTGCGTGGTAGGAGCTTCTCGTTACGGATTGGAGATGGGAGTTATGTTTTAGCCGAAGCAGTGGGAgaagttatattttaa